A genomic region of Methylobacterium durans contains the following coding sequences:
- a CDS encoding DUF6074 family protein, whose protein sequence is MSATVLPFPRSRHRRFIHRHAGHMAAAVTTAKAEAHLQRQLQVQRETLQRRGVAPESISAELTAIEGNIRAACWSLLLAPGGAA, encoded by the coding sequence GTGAGTGCGACCGTCCTCCCGTTCCCTCGGTCTCGCCATCGGCGGTTCATCCACCGACACGCTGGGCACATGGCGGCCGCGGTGACCACAGCGAAAGCCGAAGCGCATCTGCAGCGACAATTGCAAGTTCAGCGCGAGACCCTTCAGCGCCGCGGCGTGGCGCCGGAATCCATTTCGGCTGAGCTCACCGCGATTGAGGGTAACATCCGCGCTGCGTGCTGGTCCCTTCTTTTGGCCCCTGGGGGCGCGGCGTGA